DNA from Variovorax sp. PBL-H6:
GCAGCGACCGCGACTTCCACGGAAAGAACCCGATGACCCTCGAAGCGATCCTTGCGTACGTGCATCTCCTGGCCATCCTGACGATGGTGGTCTTCATCGCGAGCGAGGCCGCCCTGTGCCGCGTCGAATGGCTCAACGCGGCGGCGGTCGAGCGCATTGCCCGGGTCGACATGGTGTATGGGATCGCGGCCATCGCCGTGCTCCTCACCGGCGTGGCACGCACCTGGTGGGGCATCAAAGGCACGGCTTGGTACTGGACCAATCCGCTGCTGCACGTGAAGCTCGGACTCTTCATCATCATCGGGGTGCTCTCGATCTTCCCGACGCTCACGTACTTCCGCTGGCGCAAGGCGGTACGTGCCAGCGGCACGCTGCCCGATGCGGCCGAGATCAGGAAGACGCGCAAGCTGGTGATGATCCAGGCCCACCTGATCGCGCTCGTCCCGCTGGTGGCCGTGTTCCTGGCGCGCGGCTTCGGCGCACGGGGGTAGCGCCATGCGGCCGGCGTCGGTCAATGCTTCAGCGCGAGCCGGTGCGCTGCGTGGCCACGCAGCCGGAGGCGCCCGTGGACATGAAAAAGCCTCGCCGGACAGGTGCCCGCGAGGCCAGGATGGTGGAAGTGAAGAAACTCAGGCAGCCGGCTTGGACGAGAGGCATTCCTTCATGAAGGCCTTGCGCTCGTCACCTTTCAGTGTCTTGGCCTTGGCATCGGCGTTGCAGGTCTTCATCTTGTCCTGCTGCGTCACCGGCTTGGCCGAGAGGCAAGTCTTCATGAAGGCCTTTCGCTCGTCGCCCTTCTTGTCGCCGGCCTCCTTGTTGCACGTAC
Protein-coding regions in this window:
- a CDS encoding DUF2214 family protein, whose protein sequence is MTLEAILAYVHLLAILTMVVFIASEAALCRVEWLNAAAVERIARVDMVYGIAAIAVLLTGVARTWWGIKGTAWYWTNPLLHVKLGLFIIIGVLSIFPTLTYFRWRKAVRASGTLPDAAEIRKTRKLVMIQAHLIALVPLVAVFLARGFGARG
- a CDS encoding PsiF family protein gives rise to the protein MKKLLPLIVMAACLSIGAAHAQDKAAPAAKTAPALSTTPTSPTANAPTTAQQSKMGTCNKEAGDKKGDERKAFMKTCLSAKPVTQQDKMKTCNADAKAKTLKGDERKAFMKECLSSKPAA